aaagcaattaaaaataattccgTGTACCTTAACATATAGTGGTAGAATAAAACTAGGTATTAACAGCAAGGGAAAACACAGAAACTACACAAATACTTGAAAATCAAATAGTACACTTTCATATAAACAGTGGAGGAGACTTTTAAATTCTTAGATTTGGGTACAAATGATAGCACAATCCACCAGAACCTCTTACATGCAGCCAAGAAGTTGTGAGAGGAAGGTTTCTAagtattcacattttaaaagacgTTAGAAAAACCTCAACCTAAGGACATACCTGAAGGTTCTTCTAGAACAAGAAGCCAAGTTCAAATGCAGTATCCAGTGAGGAaaaagtcagagcaggaattaTTGAAATAGAGGTTAACAGAACAATACCTAGACAAAGTTATATCTTGATGACAGAAACAAGATTGACAATCCCCTggtcaaactaaccaaaagacaaaataaaattagagatgaaaatgaaGTTACAGCAAAGGATTGCAGGAAATAAGGAAGATCATTAAGGAAGACTTACTTTCTAACATGCTAGAAAACctagaaaaatggataaattccTAAACACATGTGAGCTACCAAAATTCACATTGCTTGCTATGGGAACAAAGCTGTAATTAAGTGTCACGCAAAGTAAAGCCCCAAATTGAAGAGATTCACTACTAAATTTAACAAGCTTTTAAAGGAAACCTAATACAAATACTTTCCAAGAAAACTATTCCACAAAATCGAAAGTAGACTACCAAACTCATTCTTCAAAGCTAGTCTTGTCCTAGGAAATAACAGAAGGGCCAAAAGTAGtgaacaacaacacaaaaagaacTGTAGGCCAGTCTTCCTGATGAACACATGAATAAGACTTCTCAAccaaaaatacttgcaaattgatTTCAAGACTACACTAAGAGAATCATAAATCATATCCAAGTTGTTTTCATCTGAGGGACAAAAGGTTTGTTCAATATATGCAAATcagtatatgtaatataatatataagtaGACTTAAGAACAGAAATTACTTGGTCCTCTTAATAGATGAAGAAAGGGTCTTGACAAAGTTTAACATGCCTTCTTGATAAAAGTcccaaagaaattagaaaatgaatgaatataccTCAACACAAAGTTCTATATAAATGTATAcccaatattatatataattagagaaaaaaaaagcatttcttcTAAAATCTAGAGTGAGACAAATCTCCCCCCATACTCATTATAGTACAAATAAGaccagagaaataaataaaaatgatacaaataggaaaggaaaaattaaatagtGTCTATTTGCTTATGACATTATATTATACTTAAAATCATTTATGGTCTCCACAAGGTAAGTCTAGGATCTGATAAATGCTTTCAGGCAAAGTTGAATGATTCAAAACCATAATATATAGATCAGTAGTTTTTCTATATACCAACAATAAGCTagccaagaaagaaatgaaaaaaatctattcataatagcttcataaaaataaagatatcaaTGAATAAATCTAATGAAAGGGGTTAAAGATCTCTGCATAAAATCTTTAAGTTACTAAAAATGggaattgaagaagacactagatGATGGAAATATCTTCTGTGTTTTTGGATtgacagaattaatattgtgaaggTGGCTACAGTATCAAAAGTAATCACTAATTCAGTGCAATCACCGTCAAAATCTCCAGAactttgatggtggctgttgacttgctgtaaattgcctttattatgtttaggtatgttccctgtattcctgatctctccaagacctttatcgtaaaggggtgttggattttgtcaaatgccttttcagcatctagtgagatgatcatgtggttttttttctttcagtttgtttatatggtgtattacattgacaaacTTTCATATGCtaaaccacccttgcatctctgggatgaagcctacttgatcatggtggataattgttttgatgtgtccttggagtctgtttgccaatatttcaattgagtatttttgcatctagcggaaacacatgaactgtgaaccaatagctgaggagcccccatggaactagaccaggccctctggttaagtgagacacttgatgagcttgaactgtttaggaggcccccaggcagtgggactgggacctgtccttggtgcatgagctggctttttggaacctagggcctatgctgagacactttgctcagccttggttcagggaggaggggactggacctgcctcaactaaatgtaccaggctgggctgactccccaggggagaccttgccttggaggaagtgggaatgggggggtggatgggggggaaggctgggggctgggaggaaggaggacaggggaatccgtggatgatatgtaaaattaaattaattataaaataaaaataattatttaaaaaaaattgacttagaagaataaagtgaatggactaaaaaaaaaaatctcaagaacaCTCCTCACACAACTAGGAAGAAAAATCTTGatattcatatggaaacacaaagttAAAAGAACACTGTCGGATAGCGCAGTGCCTAATCTCAAATCATACTACAGAGCAATAGCCAAAAAACAGCATGCCCTGGCACAAACCAGACATGTAACCAAGGAACCGAGTACAGAGCCCAGAAATAAGTCGGCACAGCTGTGAACCGTGTTTTCAACAAGGGAGCAAAAACATACACTGGGGAAAACCCAGCCTTTTTCAACAAATAGTGAGAGAAATGCTAGGTAAAACTACACTGAGATTCTACCTCATCCCTATTAGAATGGCTGATGTCACAGAAGTAAGTGACAATGAGTGCTGGCGAAGATGTGGGGGAAGGGAACTCCTATGCACTATTAGTGGTCATATAAATGGatgcaaccactgtggaaatcaacatggaagtttctcaaaaaatgtcttaaaaagaaCAATCCATGTGTgaggtggtgcatatctttaatccccgcactggggaggcagaggcaggcggatctctatgagtttgaagtcaagccagccaggactccatagttagaccctgtctggaaaaaaaaaaaaaagaaccatatgACCTAGCAATATCACTCCTAGGTATATACCTAAAGGACTCCTAATCAACATATCAGAGATGCTTGTACATCTGTGCTTATCTGCACTGTTCACAATGGCTAGCCTAGGTGGTCATTGACAAGTGAATGGATaagtaaatgtggtacatatacataatggaattttatccaactataaagaaaagtaaaattataacattttcaagaaaatgtatGATTGTGAATTGTTATATTAAACAaagtaactcagactcagaagtaAAATGCCATGTTTCCTCTCACACAATGACCCTAGACTTTGATGTTTCCATATGCAAGTGTAACTGGAAGGGGACTATGAGTGGGGGAAAGAAGGCTTAAGGAAGGGAAAGAGTAATGGAATCTACTCGACATGAAAGCAGAATTGAGGACCACTGGAGAGAAGGAGCAGATGAGGCAGGGCAGGGGAGCAATGGGATGAGGGGCAGAGTGTGGGAGGCCAACAGGAACAGAATATGCACACAGGTGCAGGGCTGGGAAATGcatttctctgttttattctcacttagtcttggttgtcaatttaCCTGGGTCTGGATTCAACTAAGAGACAAACATCTGGGCACAAGTGTGAGGGATTTTCTCAAGCGGGAAGATCAACCCGACGTGGTTTACACCTTCTGGTGTCAACCCAGATATAAGGAGGTCTAAAGGGAAAGCTTTAGTTTCTGCCCATTTGCCTTCGGCCTGACAGTTCTTCTCCCTTGTTCCTAAGTCCATCTACGCTGCGCTGCCACTGTATTTCTTTGCTGATatcagaacccagcttcttcaAGTTTCTAACATAGAGTAATTTGGACTGAAGACCGGTGgctctctaggaatcctccaAGCCTTCAGTACTAGACTGGGACCTCTGAAATGTCCAGCTTTATGATCTCAGCCTCCAGTGTGAAGACAGCCATGTTGGACTACCCTGGCTGAACTATATGAGTCAATCTAATGAATCCCTCTTTAATAGGTATTCATTCTAATGTTTCTGTTCCTCTATAAAAACCATGACCATATACTTTGAATGctacttctaaaaataaaaattaatttttgaaaactaggccctctggataagcgagacagttgtttagcttgagctGTTCGGGGGGCCCCCAGGTAGTGGGAGCGGGACCAGTCCCTAGTGCaggagctggctctttggagccgTGTGTCTATGGTGGGActctttgcacagccttggtgcagggaggagggtcttggacctgcctcaactgaatgtatcaggctctgctgactccccatgggagaccttgccttggaggaggtgggaatgggggatgggttggggggaaggatcgggggtgggaagagggaggagagggggatctgtggttggtatgtaaaatgaatagaaaatctcttaataaagaaaaaagaaaactgggagAACTTTTGCTTCCTCCCCCTAAAGGTTTGTCTATACTATAGTCTCTTTTAAAATGATCCTCCACCCTGCACCAGTGAGCAGGCTGGGAAGTGCAGGGGCTTTCTCCACTATCAGGTGCTGTGTGACCCAGAGACCTCCCTTCTTGAACTTTTAGCCAGTGCCAGACTATGGACCACTATGGTTTGGTGAGCTTTTCTTCACTCTTTGGCTTAAATTTTTGCTAGGGGTGGGGGCCACTCTTTGTCCCCCCGACTATAATGCTTAGGTCTGATGTTATGGTTCTATTGTCTTAACAAATGTAAAGTTTTGTCCATATCTGAAGGTAAATTTTCATCTAAAGCCTTGTGGACCTATTCACCCATGACAACATAAATTTGTATCAAAATTGGTAGTTCAATTTACAAAAGTAACTAAATGCAAGCTGTACTCTGCAAGCAGGAGAAAGCGGAGACATTTTACAAATGCACGGGAAATGTAGATTTGTGTGGAAAGGAAGTTTTGTTCTAAGCCATTATGCAGCCGAAGAGGAACTGAAATATTCCACCGAGCAGATTACATGGCACACGTGGGAAGAAAACTAGAGAAAGCTTTTGAATGATGCTTACTCATCAATTAGTGGGTAAGAATTCTCTTCTGGAAACTTCAAATTAAGTTTTGCTCAACTTtgtatctttaaaattatttcacacagggctgtcaagatggctcagcagagaaaGGAGCATGAATAAAACTCAAGGCCCTAAAAAGGCATCCACTACTATTACAGTACAATAGCTTCTCTAAGAGGTAAAGTCAGTTACTTCAAGTTGCTGAGACAAATTAGTTGGCATATGGAAATGGGCATTGTAGTTATGGATGGACACGGATCTGTCTGTATATTGTATAGAAAGAATGTATAACATTCAATATTCCATTTAAATGCAGCTTACGAGTTTTCaaccgccgggcagtggtggcacacgtctttaatcccagcactcgggaggcagagccaggcggatctctgtgagtttgaggccagcctgggctacagagtgagttccaggaaaggcgcaaagctacacagagaaaccctgtctcgggggaaaaaaaaagttttaaccATAATGACAAAACCTAAATAGGTAATTTCCAAATGTCTACATGGATTATGGCACTTATAGTAacattgtctttaaaatatatatgacaaAAAGGAGGCACTAAATATCAAGATGCCTGTCACCACCATAAGGCACTGTCTACTGCTCATGAATATTGTCCAATGTAGCTCACAATGCAGCATAACCTACTAGCATAATTCCAAGAATAAGTAAGTGGTAAATTAGACATAGTAAGTTTTATTAAGCTGGAATAGTTTCTACGATGGTGTGTACAACTCAGTCACCAGtgacatttgttttattgttaagttttttaaatcaacataCGGGAGACACGCAACGGCCAGCTCTTCTTTGGTGCATCCTTTCAGACAGCATTTATCGGAGAAACTTCGGCGCTTCCTTTGGGGATGGTTCCCCCAAAATAAACTGCTGAAGCTGttgattctgtttctgtttttctgctGAACTTTTATACTCTGTGCGTAGGGATTGACACCGAGGGGTGAAAACTGTCTGGTCTTCTCCTGAAACAAGGTGGCCTTTTCAAACTGATAGTCGGGCGCTGGCTGGTGTTCCCAAGTGTATACTGCTTTCTTGTGAGAGGCAGGTGCAGGGACTGTTGagagacaaggaaaaaaatgtcttatttatCCAAATCTTCTATTAGATGCGAATTTAATATCAGAATACTAAAATCAGCTaatcattaaaaatcattttaaataaaggtTGGGAAGTACAGTTATTCAGAGGCAACACATTTTTAACTATAATAGGTGCAGTGTTTCCCTGTGAGAAGGCTTAGCAACCTTGGGATATTTTGtagcaatatttttttaattaccacACCACTCACATGCTGTAGAATTCAGCATTTTGGTGACATCAGTGGTTGCTACTGTATCTACAAGCACTGTATCTGCAAGCACTGTATCTACAAGCACTGTATCTACAAGCTTGTGGCACCCTCCCGCTCTCTAGTTTCAGAACATTTCTTCCacctctcaaaaacaacaacaacaaaacagccaGCAGTCAGTCACCACTAACAGTCACTCCCATGCTCTCTCCCCCCAGCACTGTGCAAACAGTCTATTTTCCCTTCCATGAATTTCTCTTTTCTGTACATTTCACACAACAGGGAGCTTCTGGTGTGTGGTCATTTCTGTTGGTCTTTCAATTAGCATAATATTCTCCATGTTTCTCCAGGATGTCAAACGTgttcttcctttattcctttcaTAGCTAAATAACTTCCCATTGTGTGGCTTTCTCACACTGCATTTCTTTCCCTCATCCGTCTGTCAGGTCCTGGATATTTTGGTTGTCTTCACTTTTTAGCTGTTATGCCGTGGATATTCATGCccacatttttatgtgtttatgctTTCAGTACTTTGGGGTATAAACCTAGGAGCTGAACTACTGAATCCTGTGGTAATCCTGAACATCTTCTCATAGGCTTCTTGTATGCCACCTTTGGGGAAATACCCATTAAATCCCATGCTCATTCTTATGTTTTCACTTGTTGTCTTTGATCATTTCCAATCAGGCTGTCTTTTTGTGTGTAGGTTATAACTCAGTAGTCAGTAGAAGCACTTTGTTCTTTAACAAAATATAAAGAAGTGGTGAGAAGTGGAGATGTGCTCAAAGTACAGATTTATTGttatgttattgttattattattttggttttttgagacagggtttctctgtgtagttttggtgcctctcctggctctcactctgtagaccaggctggccttgaactcacagagatccgcctagctctgcctcctgagtgctgggattaaaggcgtgcgccaccgccacccggccgttatattatttttaactcaGTCAACATTGAGTTGACTAAAACAACTGAAATAACTCCTGAATGTAATTAGTCAGAAGCCTTGTGGATGTCCACTGCGGCCATATTCAGGACTTCCTAGGAggacatttttttcccccaggtcttaaccacagagccagctcTGTGAGCCGTGCTCTGCATTAGCAACTCCATTGCAAGGTCAAAGAAAAACCTGTTATGGTGGATGATGACTCTTGGCATATGGGAAACGTAGTTGGCTCCGTCAGATTCCTATATTTTGAAATCAGAAGTAAGtaataagaaaggaagagttaGTGAGAGTCGAGACTGAAGAGATTTTTATGAGGCTTGTCATAGAATGAAGGAACATAAACAGAAATCagcaaaaagaggaagagaagcatgaggatgaggaggaagaaaagggagagagaggagtatGGAGCTGGGCTTCCTGAATCCGTTACTGGgcctttcatttcctcctttcttctattGTGAGGTTCTGCTCCTGACGCTCTGTCCCTGAAGCTAGAGGACTATTTATTACCCTTTTCTGCTACTATTAGGATTAACAAAACAGAATTATAGTTAaactaaacaagaaaacaaagactaaagtgaacaaagaaaagaagaaatagtatAGATAGAACCATGTTTCTAAAGAAATGATTATTAATTCTTAAACATTTGAAATCAAGATGAAATGAATTCCTATGAAaagctaaacacacacagacatacaaaactCCAGTACTTTAACAACAAAGCAATCAAAAGCGTAACTAGTCACCACCTTAGAAGATGCACACAGAGATGGTTTTAGAGGCAGATTCCAcctattttaaagaatattaattTACAAACACTTCCTTGTCATTTTATGAAGCTCATTAATAATCCCTACTTACAAATCAGGTAAAAACACtgagatattttttttaagttcttataAGTCGTTTCACTTACAAATGTAGTTTGAAAAAAACTATATAATTAGTTAATAGTAATCTAAAAAACATTTAACAAACATAGGAGGAAGGCTTATACCAGAAAGGTAAGAGCAGGTCAAGGTCACAAAATGTGTCAAAGGAATTAATTCATCGTGCTGAATTCACTTTCAGCCAGCAGCTGCTGCCATCGACAGAATTCTCATCATTCTGAGCTCATGTCTTAACATCCGCCCCCATAGATGCTCCCTTCCTGCCTGTTTGCATAGATGAACTATTATCCATGCCACTCCGATCCTTCTCTGTGTCCCTCCCTCCACTGGTTTCCAGGCATCCGAATTGCTCTTGGGTTTTGCTTTCTTACCACCATGAGCCACGCTGAATGCACCTTACCGACCTTCGCTGATTCTTTCACTTCCTGTTCAGGCCACCCTGACTTCCTCGCTGTTCCCAGGATAATCCAGATAGAAGAGTCTTTCCCCTGCTGTTTTCTCTGGGCAAACACTCCCACCCCAGCCACCCTCACCACTTCTATCCATTTTCTACTGTCGTAACATGATGATGCCTGGCAGTGGCTAatttcaaatgaacaaaaatggatTTAATTCATGATTTGTAGATGTTCAGGTGTTCAGGGACCTTCCTGGAGCCCAGTGGAGGTGCGGGACAAGCGCGTGAGAACAAGAAACTGAGAGGAGGGTGAAGTTGATTTTGCAACAAATTCACTCAGGAGACTCCACTTCTGTGATAACGGCCTGAATCCATTTCGAGgacatttaatttccttttactCTAGACCTCACTCCTAACACTGCTGcacgggggcggggtggggaggggaggaattaAGCTTCTAACACATGAAATTGGGGGAtgcattcaaaccataacaacaTCTTCTGACAAATGTTATCTTTTTCAATAAGGCCTACTCTGACCACGTTATTTCTTCTAAGTCTAAAGTAAACTTCATATTCGTTTGTATGTTTTTGAATTGTATTTACATGTATTCTAGGTACAAGTTTctattccctgcagaaaactcacTGGTAAAGAAAAGTCGAGTCTAAGAGATGCACAACGAAGAGCGAACACACGCCCTCCCTTCAGAGTTTTACCTGGGTTTGTGAATCCTTTCCAGGTCGAAGAAGGGCTTTGGTCAGGCATGAAGGTTTTGACCTTCTTTGAGAGATGGGGAGCAGGAGCGAGCCGTGTCAAAGGAGTTTGGTCCTCCAACTCGAACTGCCGCCAATCAGTTTGGCCACAGAGTTTTATAATTTCTATCAGCAGGTACCTGCCGCACAGCTTCCTGCGTCTGCTGCCTTCTTTCTCATGGGAGAAAGTAGCCTGCAGGACTCCAAGCCACAACAGACATGAACAGCACAGCTGCTTCATCCCTGGGCTCCGCGGCAGGGCCGGGCCCGCAGCAACGGCCgtcgccccgcccccgccccgcctccTCCCCACcgcgccccgccccgcgccccgccCCTCTCACGCCGCCCTCGGGCTGGGCGACCTCCTCCAGAACACTGAGTTAGGGGTGCGGTGTTCCAGGCTTGCTTGGACTTCCGGCCTGCAGGAAGAAAACAGGCTCTTTTCCGCTCAGAAATGGAAGTAAGAAATGTCTCCGTTTCCTggcttttattcattttccttgtcGTCCACGCCAAAAGACTGCCATCAACATATGAGAACATGGGACCCTGAGAAACCAAAAATGTACTAATGGAAGATGCTACAAGTTATGCCTGGCATGTGAACTCCTTTTTGCCTAGTAATTACATGAGACATCTCTTCCCTTCCGAAAACCATCCTCTCATCTCCTTCATGggttatattttttaactttaaaaagttatttctggagctggggagatggctcagcagttaggagcatttgctactcttgcagaggatcggGGTTCgtttcccggcacccacatggcagctcacgatagtctgtcactccagttctggCCTCCACCAGTACCAGACATACACGTGGTGCATATACAGAcacgcaggcaaacactcatgcacatcaaataacataaataaagcttttaaaaattactcatgTTTTTAGGCTAGCACGCAAACGGGCTTCACCATGTCATCTTCTCACATCTATGGCATTACACTTTGTTCCCACTTGCTCTCTTCCCTTACTGCCCTCTCCCGTGCCTCCTACAGGTTCAGTTCCTTCAGCAATTCCCCCTTCCTGCTCGTTTATTACATGTATACTACTTCTTGATTTCCTCCTGTCTTCCTTAGGAGCTCATCCCCCTCAGGACCCCCCTTTGCAGTTTCATGACCTACAAACGCACATATTTAAGTgtgcacataaataaacacacaaatatatacttttaaatcTAGATTCCTCATGTAAGTGAAAACATCCCTTAGTATCCTGTTCCTGGTAAAGTTTGCCTTGGTTTATTTGTATGAACACATTCTTcttataataaatcttttttattaactggggtgtgtgtgtgtgtgtgtgtgtgtgtgtgtgtgtgtgtttgccatagTGTGTgtcattctgtgtgtgtatgccacagggtgtgtgtcacagtgtgtgtgtatgtgtgtgtgtgtttgccatagtgtgtgtgtcactgtgtgtgtatgccacagggtgtgtatcaatgtgtgtgtgtgtcccacagtgtgtgtgtgtggagattaGAGCCAGTTCTCTTCATGCACCATGAGGATCCAGGGATCGATGTCACTTGGTCAGGCTTGGTAGAAAGTGCTTTTTAACCTGCTAGGGCATCTCACTGCCCAGGAACACATTCTTAACAGCTACACATTATTATGACCACTATAACAACTGGTCATGGATTTATTTAACtgaaaactttattatttaaatgactAGTCTTGAATGAAAAAGTTCtaatattataaattaatttcaGACTTACTTATTAGTATCCTGTACTACTAACTGTATTCTAAAACATTGtcatgaaatatttgtctttctgaattaaACATACTTTATTTGACATGATTTACAATTGTATGCATTTCCTACAAAggtaataatttcattttttatgaatgtataaaattccattgtgtatatttaccacactttcttttttaaaaatgtagtttttatatttaaatatgtgtgtgggtatgtgcgcTTGAGTGTGGGTGCCCACTGAGGTCAAAAGGGGGTGTCAGACACCTAGAGCTGGAGGTACAGTGGTTGtcagctgcctgacatgggtgctgggaaccaagctcaggtcctctggaagagcagcaagtgttcttaaccactgagctctgtaCCAGCAGGTTATCATTATCCAGCCATCTGCTGaaggacatctaggctggttccacttcctggctattgtgaaaagTTCAGCAGTGAACAAGTGAACGTCTCTCTGATAGGCTGACTTGGAGCCCCTGTGGTGTATTCCCAAGCACTGTAGTGCTGGGTGATGTGTTCTATCTAGTTATAGCTTTAGTTTCTGGAAGAACCTCCATATCGGCAACATGCATTTGCATTTTCCCAACAGTGAACAAATGCTCCTCTATCTGCACATCTTTGCCAGAATTTGCTGCCATGGGCTTTAATTATTGATAATTGCTATTCTGACTAGGGTGAGATGGGCCCTCAAAGCAGttataatttgtatttccctgatacgTAAGAAGGTTCAAGTACCTTTTAGccacttt
The nucleotide sequence above comes from Peromyscus maniculatus bairdii isolate BWxNUB_F1_BW_parent chromosome 1, HU_Pman_BW_mat_3.1, whole genome shotgun sequence. Encoded proteins:
- the Insl6 gene encoding insulin-like peptide INSL6, yielding MKQLCCSCLLWLGVLQATFSHEKEGSRRRKLCGRYLLIEIIKLCGQTDWRQFELEDQTPLTRLAPAPHLSKKVKTFMPDQSPSSTWKGFTNPVPAPASHKKAVYTWEHQPAPDYQFEKATLFQEKTRQFSPLGVNPYAQSIKVQQKNRNRINSFSSLFWGNHPQRKRRSFSDKCCLKGCTKEELAVACLPYVDLKNLTIKQMSLVTELYTPS